The sequence below is a genomic window from Psychrilyobacter piezotolerans.
AAAGGCTATCTTTATCATTTCTTATCTCCCCTGTCTCCTACGGGCAATTTATGAATTACCCCTTCGTAAATTTTATTTTTTTTAATTATTTAGTTTCTACAACATCTTTTATTTCAATATGATTTGCATCTTCTTTTCTGATGGCTATCCCTGTGCCCTTTATTAAAAATTGCTGAGGATCTCCAAGGGGAGCATCTCTTTCTAATTTAATAACTTCTCCAGATGTGATTCCCATATCTGTCAGTCTTTTTTTCAGTTCTCCTAATTTACCTATCTTTACAATTACTGCCTTTTCCCCTCTGTTCAGTTCTGTTAATTTCATCCTGCCCTCCAGTTATATTCCTTATTCAAACCTATTGTTTTATATTATATTTTGAATTTCAAAGTATTCTCCTAAAAAAAAGGGCCGAGCCCTATATTTCATCTACAATAATTTTACTTGCCAGCCCGAATCCAACTGCATATTTTGAAGTTTTTGTTTTAAGTATCATATCTCCTCTACAGCTTCCCTCAGAAACACAGAGACACTCTCCTACACAAAATCCTCTCTCTGAGAGTTTATTCTTAGCCCTATCTCCACCTAATATTTCAACAATTTTTAATGTTCTATCCGATGCAGCAAATGTTATTGGACAAGCCATAAGATCCCTCCTAGTACTGATTTTCCTTCTATAATCAGTCTACCAACTTATTAAACATTTGTCAAGAATAAACTTTGACAATAAAAGTATTTTTATTCCCATATAATTTTTCAAAATATTTTGTTGTTTTTTCACCGAATATATTGAATATATGGTAGGATAACCTTGAGGTTATACTAAAAACTTATAACTAAAAAATAGAACGCTGATGCTATGCATACATGGATAATATAAAGATGATCGCAGATTTAATTTTAAGTTAAGAAAAAAATCAGCGAATATCCGTTAAATCAGATTTAATCCGCGTTCTATGAATTATTAGAAATTTGTAAAAAAAAAACGCTAGTTATAATCTGGGTAATCACGAAAGTAGCCTAGACAAAAATATAAAAAATAGGGGGATATTATGTTTAGTAAAGAAACTTATATTGAAAGAAGAAAAAAATTAAAGGAAGAATTAATAAAAGAAAAAAAATCAGGTCTTATTCTTATTACCGGAAACGGTGAAGCTAGTATGGATTATTTAGATAATACCTATGATTTTAAACAAGATAGTACTTTTAGATATTATTTCGGTATCGACCGGGCTGATATGTTTGGTCTTATAGATTTGGACAATGATAAGGATTACATCTTTGGATATGACTACACCATCTCCGATGTTATATGGATGGGACCTCAAAACTCTTTAAAGAATGAAGCTCTTAATTTTGGAATAGAAAACACAGGATCATACGATGATTTAAAGCTATTTTTAGAAAATAGCAACGATAAAAAAGTCCATTATCAGCCTCAATACAGGGGAGATAATATCATCACCTTAGGAGAACTTTTAAATAAAACTACCTGCGAGATCAAAAATGGAAGCTCGGAAAAACTTTGCTACGCCATAGCTGATCAGAGAAACTACAAATCTTCCGAGGAGATCGAGAAGATAGAAGAAGCAGTCAACGTTACCCGTGCCATGCACTTAAAAGCCATGCAGACTGCAAAAGCCGGGATGAAGGAATATGAAGTTACGGCAGAGATCCAAGGGGTAGTTTTAGGCAATCACTGCACCAATAGTTTTCCTACTATCTGCTCAACTAACGGTCAGACCCTTCACAACCACTATCATGGCAATACCCTGGAGAGCGGAAGGATGCTCCTCATCGACTGCGGAGCAAAATCAGCCTCAGGTTATTGCGGAGATATGACCACTACTTTTCCTGTCGACGCAAAATTTACTCCTAAACAAGCTGTTATCTACAATATATTGATAGATGCATACGATCATGCTGAATCTATATTAAAAGCAGGAATCACATATAAGGAAGTTCATCTGGCTGCTTGTTCTAAAATTGCCCAAGGGTTGAAATCTTTAGGGCTTATTGTGGGAGATCTGGATAAAGCTGTTAAAAACGGAGTCCATGCACTGTTTATGCCTCATGGATTGGGTCATATGATGGGGATGGATGTACATGATATGGAAAATTTTGGAGAGGTTATTGTGGGATATAACGGAGAGGCAAAGTCAACTCAATTTGGATTGTCTTCCCTTAGAATGGGAAGGGTTTTAGAGGATGGATTTGTTTTCACTGTGGAGCCGGGAATATACTTTATTCCTGAACTTATCAAAAAATGGAAAGATGAGGGGATTAATTCTGAATTCTTAAATTTTGAAAAAATTGAAGAGTTTCTAAACTTTGGCGGGATGAGATATGAGGGAGACTATGTTATAGAAAATGGCAGATCTCGTAGACTGGGATTGAAGATGCCAAAAACTATTGAAGAAGTAGAAGCCGAGAGAGCCAAGGCTTACATCAATAGCCTATAACTAAACATTTTAAAACCTTCAACACAAAGTAAATAAGATAAAGAGTTACACTAAGAAAAACTTTTTCTTGGATATAACCTTCCTCTCAACGCAGAGTCACAGAGATCAATGAGATTCACAGAGTTAAATCTTTTTTCTTGGTTAGAACCTACTCCTTTAATGCTGACTATCGCAATATTCTATGTTTATGACAGTAAACTAATAGTATATTGGTGATGCACACATCGGGTAGGTTCTAACTTTTTTAATTCTGACTTTTATTTTGACTCTAAAAATGAAGTTTATAGTCGTTGAGCTCCAGCTGTGTTTTTCCTACAATAACGATCGTGTATTACTCAGCTAAGACAACTTATAAATCTTCTTGAACTTTTACGTCTCATTTTCTTTCAAGAGAAAAGAGACCCGTATTAAAGATGGAATCTTTAGAATCTTTTTTTGCCACCAATTTACACTAATCTATAAACCTTTACTTCTACAACACAGAAACTTTTTTGACACAGATCTTTATAGAGCTAAAATAAAAGATATACGTTTATTAGAATATAACCTGCTCCAATTCTTCCGTTCCTATAAAATCATAGGGAAAGACCATAAATCCGCCGTCATTATCTAAATCCAGCTCATACCCAAGTTCTTTTGCAGTAATATAATATATATACCACACATACTTGGAACAATAAAAACTATTGGTATTTTTTCTCGAACTTATAAAATATCCTTTATCGGTATGTTTTTTTAAGTTTTCTACAAACAGTTTTTTAAATTTTTCATCGAAATGTTTATATCTCAGTACCATAACCTTCCTGTCTTCATACAGCCAGGAATAGGTATCAATCTCATAATATCCCACTCCTAATTTGGGATAATCACCTATGGTATCTTCTTTTACCACCATGGCCGCATGGCCGTACCACCCAAGGGGGTCCTTTACAATCTTATTCTTTACTATAATATCTCCTACCTCTAATTTTTCCGTCCTGTACCTTACCCGTATGATATCCTGCCATTCCCTCTCTACAGGTATACTGGCACAGGATGTAAAAATAAGTAAAAATCCAAAAAAAATAAGGATTTTAATAAAATTATTTTTTCTTAAAATATATGAATGCTCCATTTCTGCCACTTAGCTCCCCGTCCCTTCTGTACGAATGAAATTCATCCCTGTAAGTACACCTATTAGAAATTATTATATTTTCTTCCTCTATTCCCAGCCTTGTCAATATCTGTCTGTTAAATTCTATATTATCGTAGTAGTAA
It includes:
- a CDS encoding FeoA family protein, with the protein product MKLTELNRGEKAVIVKIGKLGELKKRLTDMGITSGEVIKLERDAPLGDPQQFLIKGTGIAIRKEDANHIEIKDVVETK
- a CDS encoding FeoA family protein, whose product is MACPITFAASDRTLKIVEILGGDRAKNKLSERGFCVGECLCVSEGSCRGDMILKTKTSKYAVGFGLASKIIVDEI
- a CDS encoding aminopeptidase P family protein; translated protein: MFSKETYIERRKKLKEELIKEKKSGLILITGNGEASMDYLDNTYDFKQDSTFRYYFGIDRADMFGLIDLDNDKDYIFGYDYTISDVIWMGPQNSLKNEALNFGIENTGSYDDLKLFLENSNDKKVHYQPQYRGDNIITLGELLNKTTCEIKNGSSEKLCYAIADQRNYKSSEEIEKIEEAVNVTRAMHLKAMQTAKAGMKEYEVTAEIQGVVLGNHCTNSFPTICSTNGQTLHNHYHGNTLESGRMLLIDCGAKSASGYCGDMTTTFPVDAKFTPKQAVIYNILIDAYDHAESILKAGITYKEVHLAACSKIAQGLKSLGLIVGDLDKAVKNGVHALFMPHGLGHMMGMDVHDMENFGEVIVGYNGEAKSTQFGLSSLRMGRVLEDGFVFTVEPGIYFIPELIKKWKDEGINSEFLNFEKIEEFLNFGGMRYEGDYVIENGRSRRLGLKMPKTIEEVEAERAKAYINSL